Proteins found in one Salminus brasiliensis chromosome 13, fSalBra1.hap2, whole genome shotgun sequence genomic segment:
- the LOC140575069 gene encoding extracellular calcium-sensing receptor-like isoform X2, which yields MNGDFVIGGIFSIHFYTKSEQNTYTSLPPQPQCSGRSVCVMDFRELRFARAMEFTIHEINNRTDLLPGITLGYQIHDSCSAVPMAIKLGFQFANGIEPVFNNTESCVQSAAAAVPALVGDSPSTPSISMARMLGLFRIPQVSPYATCACLSDKRQYPAFFRTIPSDHHQAAALARMVKYFGWTWIGAVRSDSDYGNNGMASFLKAAQEEGICVEYSEAYYRTQPRSKLERVANVIRRSTARVVVAFLASGDMRFLLEELAREPPPPLQWIGSETWITDPEFLKFNMCAGAVGFGIPQSVIPGLREFLLDLTLDQALKSPLLTEFWQRSFSCSLKGHIGFSEGARECDGSEDVRALQNPYTDTSQLRITNMVYKATYAIAHAIHGIICNETQCDKTTKFASWQILNQLKKVNFTTKNGYRVTFDSNGDPVAVYELLNWQVKRDGSLNFVTVGHYDSSKPRGQEFSISRPINWVGGQTAVPLSVCSESCPPGTRKAVQKGKPVCCYDCIPCAEGEISNKTDSLDCERCPPEFWPNSNQDSCLPKPVEFLSWDDTLSIILTAFSVAGAFMAVSVAAVFYKNRSSPIVRANNSELSFLLLFSLTLCFLCSLTFIGRPSEWSCMLRHTAFGITFVLCISCVLGKTIVVLMAFRATLPGSNVMKWFGPPQQRLSVLAFTLIQILICILWLKISPPFPFKNFKHYKERIILECGLGSAIGFWAVLGYIGFLAFLCFVLAFLARKLPDNFNEAKFITFSMLIFCAVWITFIPAYVSSPGKFTVAVEIFAILASSFGLIICIFAPKCFIIVFRPEQNTKKHLMGKVPSKAL from the exons ATGAATGGTGATTTTGTGATTGGAGGAATTTTCTCTATTCATTTCTATACGAAATCGGAGCAGAACACGTACACCAGCCTGCCACCACAACCACAGTGTTCTGGgaggtctgtctgtgt CATGGACTTCAGAGAGCTGCGCTTCGCCCGTGCCATGGAGTTCACCATCCACGAGATCAACAACAGAACAGATCTCCTGCCAGGAATCACATTAGGCTACCAGATACACGACTCATGCTCTGCCGTGCCGATGGCTATTAAACTTGGATTTCAATTTGCTAATGGCATTGAACCAGTTTTCAATAACACTGAGTCATGTGTACAGTCCGCAGCTGCAGCCGTACCAGCTCTAGTAGGAGACTCTCCTTCCACCCCCTCAATCAGCATGGCCAGAATGCTTGGTCTTTTTCGAATCCCACAG GTGAGTCCTTATGCAACCTGCGCGTGTCTAAGTGATAAGCGTCAGTATCCTGCCTTCTTCAGGACTATACCTAGTGACCACCACCAAGCGGCTGCCCTAGCAAGAATGGTGAAATACTTTGGCTGGACATGGATTGGGGCAGTGCGCAGTGACTCAGACTATGGGAATAATGGAATGGCGTCGTTTCTAAAGGCTGCGCAAGAGGAGGGGATCTGCGTGGAGTACTCggaggcctactacaggacacAACCGCGCAGCAAACTGGAGAGAGTGGCTAATGTCATCCGCAGATCCACAGCTCGGGTAGTAGTAGCGTTTCTTGCTTCGGGAGACATGAGGTTTCTGCTAGAGGAACTTGCAAGAGAACCGCCGCCTCCCCTTCAGTGGATAGGCAGTGAAACATGGATCACGGATCCAGAATTTTTGAAATTCAACATGTGCGCTGGGGCAGTGGGTTTTGGAATCCCCCAGTCAGTGATTCCAGGTCTTCGTGAGTTTCTTCTAGACCTAACTCTAGACCAAGCACTGAAATCACCCCTCCTAACGGAGTTTTGGCAGCGCTCGTTCAGCTGTAGCCTAAAAGGGCATATCGGTTTCTCTGAGGGCGCGCGGGAATGTGATGGCAGTGAGGACGTCCGCGCGCTGCAGAACCCGTATACAGACACGTCGCAGCTGCGCATCACTAACATGGTGTACAAAGCCACGTATGCTATAGCGCATGCCATCCACGGTATTATTTGTAATGAGACACAATGCGACAAGACCACTAAATTCGCCTCATGGCAG ATACTCAACCAACTTAAGAAAGTGAACTTCACAACAAAGAATGGTTATCGAGTCACGTTTGATTCCAATGGAGATCCTGTGGCTGTATATGAGCTCTTAAACTGGCAAGTCAAGAGAGATGGCAGTTTGAATTTTGTGACAGTGGGCCACTATGACTCGTCCAAACCAAGAGGCCAGGAGTTCAGCATTAGCAGACCTATCAACTGGGTGGGAGGGCAGACAGCG gtGCCATTGTCTGTTTGCAGTGAGAGCTGTCCTCCTGGGACAAGGAAAGCAGTGCAGAAAGGAAAACCAGTATGCTGCTATGACTGCATACCTTGCGCAGAAGGAGAAATAAGTAACAAGACAG ACTCTTTGGATTGTGAGCGTTGTCCTCCTGAGTTCTGGCCCAACAGCAATCAAGACAGCTGCCTGCCCAAGCCTGTGGAGTTCTTGTCCTGGGATGACACTCTGAGCATCATCCTGACAGCATTCTCTGTCGCTGGGGCTTTCATGGCTGTGTCTGTGGCGGCTGTCTTCTACAAAAACAGAAGTTCTCCTATTGTTCGAGCTAACAACTCTGAGCTGAGCTTTctgctgctcttctcactgaCTCTGTGTTTCCTCTGTTCACTTACTTTCATTGGTCGACCCTCAGAGTGGTCCTGTATGCTGCGCCACACAGCTTTTGGGATCACTTTCGTCCTCTGCATCTCCTGTGTTCTGGGGAAAACAATAGTGGTGTTAATGGCCTTCAGGGCAACACTTCCAGGCAGTAATGTCATGAAATGGTTTGGGCCTCCACAGCAGAGACTCAGTGTTCTTGCATTCACTCTCATACAGATACTTATCTGCATCCTTTGGCTCAAAATATCCCCTCCTTTTCCCTTCAAAAATTTTAAACACTACAAGGAAAGAATCATCTTGGAATGTGGGTTGGGTTCAGCAATAGGTTTCTGGGCTGTTTTGGGATATATAGGATTTTTagcctttttgtgttttgttttagcTTTTCTGGCTCGGAAGCTTCCTGATAACTTCAATGAAGCCAAATTCATCACATTCAGCATGCTCATATTCTGTGCTGTCTGGATAACCTTTATCCC
- the LOC140575069 gene encoding extracellular calcium-sensing receptor-like isoform X1, whose product MQLNSSLKPLLLMLWITGLCPAACRAKPVSCRLWAEPQLPGLSMNGDFVIGGIFSIHFYTKSEQNTYTSLPPQPQCSGSMDFRELRFARAMEFTIHEINNRTDLLPGITLGYQIHDSCSAVPMAIKLGFQFANGIEPVFNNTESCVQSAAAAVPALVGDSPSTPSISMARMLGLFRIPQVSPYATCACLSDKRQYPAFFRTIPSDHHQAAALARMVKYFGWTWIGAVRSDSDYGNNGMASFLKAAQEEGICVEYSEAYYRTQPRSKLERVANVIRRSTARVVVAFLASGDMRFLLEELAREPPPPLQWIGSETWITDPEFLKFNMCAGAVGFGIPQSVIPGLREFLLDLTLDQALKSPLLTEFWQRSFSCSLKGHIGFSEGARECDGSEDVRALQNPYTDTSQLRITNMVYKATYAIAHAIHGIICNETQCDKTTKFASWQILNQLKKVNFTTKNGYRVTFDSNGDPVAVYELLNWQVKRDGSLNFVTVGHYDSSKPRGQEFSISRPINWVGGQTAVPLSVCSESCPPGTRKAVQKGKPVCCYDCIPCAEGEISNKTDSLDCERCPPEFWPNSNQDSCLPKPVEFLSWDDTLSIILTAFSVAGAFMAVSVAAVFYKNRSSPIVRANNSELSFLLLFSLTLCFLCSLTFIGRPSEWSCMLRHTAFGITFVLCISCVLGKTIVVLMAFRATLPGSNVMKWFGPPQQRLSVLAFTLIQILICILWLKISPPFPFKNFKHYKERIILECGLGSAIGFWAVLGYIGFLAFLCFVLAFLARKLPDNFNEAKFITFSMLIFCAVWITFIPAYVSSPGKFTVAVEIFAILASSFGLIICIFAPKCFIIVFRPEQNTKKHLMGKVPSKAL is encoded by the exons ATGCAGCTCAATTCAAGTCTAAAGCCACTTTTATTAATGCTTTGGATAACTGGGCTCTGCCCAGCAGCATGTAGAGCGAAACCGGTTAGCTGCAGGCTATGGGCTGAACCTCAACTGCCTGGTCTGTCCATGAATGGTGATTTTGTGATTGGAGGAATTTTCTCTATTCATTTCTATACGAAATCGGAGCAGAACACGTACACCAGCCTGCCACCACAACCACAGTGTTCTGGgag CATGGACTTCAGAGAGCTGCGCTTCGCCCGTGCCATGGAGTTCACCATCCACGAGATCAACAACAGAACAGATCTCCTGCCAGGAATCACATTAGGCTACCAGATACACGACTCATGCTCTGCCGTGCCGATGGCTATTAAACTTGGATTTCAATTTGCTAATGGCATTGAACCAGTTTTCAATAACACTGAGTCATGTGTACAGTCCGCAGCTGCAGCCGTACCAGCTCTAGTAGGAGACTCTCCTTCCACCCCCTCAATCAGCATGGCCAGAATGCTTGGTCTTTTTCGAATCCCACAG GTGAGTCCTTATGCAACCTGCGCGTGTCTAAGTGATAAGCGTCAGTATCCTGCCTTCTTCAGGACTATACCTAGTGACCACCACCAAGCGGCTGCCCTAGCAAGAATGGTGAAATACTTTGGCTGGACATGGATTGGGGCAGTGCGCAGTGACTCAGACTATGGGAATAATGGAATGGCGTCGTTTCTAAAGGCTGCGCAAGAGGAGGGGATCTGCGTGGAGTACTCggaggcctactacaggacacAACCGCGCAGCAAACTGGAGAGAGTGGCTAATGTCATCCGCAGATCCACAGCTCGGGTAGTAGTAGCGTTTCTTGCTTCGGGAGACATGAGGTTTCTGCTAGAGGAACTTGCAAGAGAACCGCCGCCTCCCCTTCAGTGGATAGGCAGTGAAACATGGATCACGGATCCAGAATTTTTGAAATTCAACATGTGCGCTGGGGCAGTGGGTTTTGGAATCCCCCAGTCAGTGATTCCAGGTCTTCGTGAGTTTCTTCTAGACCTAACTCTAGACCAAGCACTGAAATCACCCCTCCTAACGGAGTTTTGGCAGCGCTCGTTCAGCTGTAGCCTAAAAGGGCATATCGGTTTCTCTGAGGGCGCGCGGGAATGTGATGGCAGTGAGGACGTCCGCGCGCTGCAGAACCCGTATACAGACACGTCGCAGCTGCGCATCACTAACATGGTGTACAAAGCCACGTATGCTATAGCGCATGCCATCCACGGTATTATTTGTAATGAGACACAATGCGACAAGACCACTAAATTCGCCTCATGGCAG ATACTCAACCAACTTAAGAAAGTGAACTTCACAACAAAGAATGGTTATCGAGTCACGTTTGATTCCAATGGAGATCCTGTGGCTGTATATGAGCTCTTAAACTGGCAAGTCAAGAGAGATGGCAGTTTGAATTTTGTGACAGTGGGCCACTATGACTCGTCCAAACCAAGAGGCCAGGAGTTCAGCATTAGCAGACCTATCAACTGGGTGGGAGGGCAGACAGCG gtGCCATTGTCTGTTTGCAGTGAGAGCTGTCCTCCTGGGACAAGGAAAGCAGTGCAGAAAGGAAAACCAGTATGCTGCTATGACTGCATACCTTGCGCAGAAGGAGAAATAAGTAACAAGACAG ACTCTTTGGATTGTGAGCGTTGTCCTCCTGAGTTCTGGCCCAACAGCAATCAAGACAGCTGCCTGCCCAAGCCTGTGGAGTTCTTGTCCTGGGATGACACTCTGAGCATCATCCTGACAGCATTCTCTGTCGCTGGGGCTTTCATGGCTGTGTCTGTGGCGGCTGTCTTCTACAAAAACAGAAGTTCTCCTATTGTTCGAGCTAACAACTCTGAGCTGAGCTTTctgctgctcttctcactgaCTCTGTGTTTCCTCTGTTCACTTACTTTCATTGGTCGACCCTCAGAGTGGTCCTGTATGCTGCGCCACACAGCTTTTGGGATCACTTTCGTCCTCTGCATCTCCTGTGTTCTGGGGAAAACAATAGTGGTGTTAATGGCCTTCAGGGCAACACTTCCAGGCAGTAATGTCATGAAATGGTTTGGGCCTCCACAGCAGAGACTCAGTGTTCTTGCATTCACTCTCATACAGATACTTATCTGCATCCTTTGGCTCAAAATATCCCCTCCTTTTCCCTTCAAAAATTTTAAACACTACAAGGAAAGAATCATCTTGGAATGTGGGTTGGGTTCAGCAATAGGTTTCTGGGCTGTTTTGGGATATATAGGATTTTTagcctttttgtgttttgttttagcTTTTCTGGCTCGGAAGCTTCCTGATAACTTCAATGAAGCCAAATTCATCACATTCAGCATGCTCATATTCTGTGCTGTCTGGATAACCTTTATCCC